The following proteins come from a genomic window of Micromonospora zamorensis:
- a CDS encoding aldo/keto reductase: MRFIALDTPKPLSKIGLGTWQFGSREWGYGPAFEKQAAQIVRRAVELGVTVFDSAEIYGFGRSERILGAALGDDRPKMVVATKIFPVLPVAAVVQQRAVASAARLGVTSIDLYQVHQPNPLVADHTTMRGMRALQDVGLVSEVGVSNYGLRRWQVAEAALGRRVLSNQVRYSMLDRAPEQDLLPYARQAGRVVIAYSPLAQGFLSGRYDAKNPPSGAVRRANPYFLPENLERGAVLIDTLRQVADAHDATPSQIALAYLLRHPNVLAIPGASGVEQMERNAAAADIDLADDEYAALAETAKRFRPVTGLAAMPAMVRARFASPTEK, encoded by the coding sequence ATGCGTTTCATTGCTCTCGACACTCCCAAACCGCTGTCCAAGATCGGGCTGGGCACCTGGCAGTTCGGCTCCCGGGAATGGGGCTACGGCCCGGCCTTCGAGAAGCAGGCGGCGCAGATCGTCCGGCGGGCCGTGGAGCTGGGCGTGACGGTGTTCGACAGCGCGGAGATCTACGGCTTTGGGCGCAGCGAACGGATCCTCGGTGCCGCCCTCGGCGACGACCGGCCCAAGATGGTGGTCGCCACCAAGATCTTCCCGGTCCTGCCGGTGGCCGCCGTGGTGCAGCAGCGGGCGGTAGCCTCGGCGGCCCGGCTCGGCGTCACCAGCATCGACCTCTACCAGGTGCACCAGCCCAACCCGCTGGTCGCCGACCACACCACCATGCGCGGCATGCGGGCGTTGCAGGACGTCGGGCTGGTCAGCGAGGTCGGGGTCAGCAACTACGGGCTGCGCCGCTGGCAGGTCGCCGAGGCCGCGCTCGGCCGACGGGTGCTCAGCAACCAGGTCCGCTACAGCATGCTGGACCGCGCACCCGAGCAGGACCTGCTGCCGTACGCGCGGCAGGCCGGTCGGGTGGTCATCGCGTACAGCCCGCTGGCGCAGGGCTTCCTCTCCGGCCGGTACGACGCGAAGAACCCGCCGAGCGGCGCGGTCCGGCGGGCCAACCCGTACTTCCTGCCGGAAAACCTGGAACGTGGCGCGGTCCTGATCGACACCCTGCGGCAGGTGGCCGACGCGCACGACGCCACCCCCAGTCAGATCGCGCTGGCCTACCTGCTGCGCCACCCGAACGTGCTCGCCATTCCCGGGGCCTCCGGGGTGGAACAGATGGAACGCAACGCCGCCGCCGCGGACATCGACCTCGCCGACGACGAGTACGCGGCACTGGCCGAGACCGCGAAGCGCTTCCGCCCGGTCACCGGCCTCGCCGCGATGCCGGCGATGGTGCGTGCCCGGTTCGCCAGCCCAACGGAGAAGTGA
- a CDS encoding hemerythrin domain-containing protein, translating to MSTVDDITALILDDHAAFRRGFARLDDARDEQEMLAIWDALALHLDIHAEAEEAILYPHLVKHGDDGEDETADAIGDHNKIRDAIAEAKLHPVGSEQWWEAVGTARRENSEHLAEEEDEALPDFRRHASTELRAELGQRWLTFYGEHKNGRNLPFRDKDPQQYVADHR from the coding sequence GTGAGCACAGTGGACGACATCACCGCACTGATCCTGGACGACCACGCCGCCTTCCGGCGCGGCTTCGCCCGCCTCGACGACGCCCGCGACGAGCAGGAGATGCTCGCCATCTGGGACGCTCTCGCCCTGCACCTGGACATCCACGCCGAGGCGGAGGAGGCGATCCTCTACCCGCACCTGGTCAAACACGGCGACGACGGCGAGGACGAGACCGCCGACGCGATCGGCGACCACAACAAGATCCGGGACGCCATCGCCGAGGCGAAACTGCACCCGGTCGGTTCGGAGCAGTGGTGGGAGGCGGTCGGCACCGCCCGCCGGGAGAACAGCGAGCACCTCGCCGAGGAGGAGGACGAGGCGTTGCCCGACTTCCGCCGGCACGCCAGCACCGAACTCCGCGCCGAGCTGGGCCAACGCTGGCTGACCTTCTACGGTGAGCACAAGAACGGCCGCAACCTGCCGTTCCGCGACAAGGACCCGCAGCAGTACGTGGCCGACCACCGCTGA
- a CDS encoding histidine kinase: MTLRAVLTPLVAGTTWRRGVFLLLGGVLALPYGVLVVTFAQLLADSEIPRPLVYALLVIAALIAVVPLLLDGSRALEIAAVRALLGIDLPEPAPGHTADRETRLRSALWIATHLIVGALVMVALFSALPMALAFIAQQFGIGTELISRERFGPLDGRDSGWLTVSGVALLVGLGYAVAGLGALAGSMAPVLLGPAPAERIAALEAQAIRLAERNRLARELHDSIGHALTVATLQAGAAREVLDTDREFVRRALTAIEETGRTAMDELDHVLGLLREGGNERPVVAPQRTLADLDRLVTDARAAGLAVHAHRVGDPARVPAAVSREGYRIVQEGLTNAARYGEGPVTLRLDLHPGALELELVNGVRRRPERAHPGRGGRGLDGMRERVLLLGGGITVGPDGDRWLIRARLPYEETR, encoded by the coding sequence GTGACCCTCCGAGCGGTGCTGACCCCGCTGGTCGCCGGCACCACCTGGCGACGCGGCGTGTTCCTGCTGCTCGGCGGCGTGCTGGCCCTGCCGTACGGGGTCCTCGTGGTGACCTTCGCCCAACTGCTCGCCGATTCGGAGATCCCCCGCCCACTGGTCTACGCGCTGCTGGTGATCGCGGCGCTGATCGCCGTGGTGCCGCTGCTGCTGGACGGCAGCCGGGCTCTGGAGATCGCCGCCGTACGGGCGTTGCTCGGCATCGACCTGCCCGAACCCGCGCCGGGGCACACGGCCGACCGGGAGACCCGGCTGCGCAGCGCGCTCTGGATCGCCACCCACCTCATCGTCGGCGCGCTGGTGATGGTCGCACTGTTCAGCGCCCTGCCGATGGCGCTGGCGTTCATCGCCCAGCAGTTCGGCATCGGCACCGAGCTGATCAGCCGAGAACGGTTCGGGCCGCTGGACGGGCGGGACAGCGGCTGGCTGACAGTGAGCGGGGTGGCCCTGCTGGTCGGCCTCGGCTACGCGGTCGCCGGGCTCGGCGCACTCGCCGGCTCGATGGCGCCGGTGCTGCTCGGCCCCGCCCCGGCGGAGCGCATCGCCGCCCTGGAGGCGCAGGCCATCCGGCTCGCCGAACGCAACCGACTGGCCCGGGAGCTGCACGACTCGATCGGTCACGCCCTGACCGTGGCCACCCTCCAGGCCGGTGCCGCCCGCGAGGTCCTCGACACCGACAGGGAGTTCGTCCGGCGGGCGCTCACCGCCATCGAGGAGACCGGACGGACCGCGATGGACGAACTGGACCACGTGCTCGGGCTGCTCCGGGAAGGCGGCAACGAGCGACCCGTGGTGGCGCCGCAGCGTACCCTCGCCGACCTGGACCGACTGGTCACCGACGCCCGCGCGGCCGGGCTGGCCGTGCACGCGCATCGCGTCGGCGACCCGGCGCGAGTGCCCGCGGCGGTCTCCCGGGAGGGCTACCGGATCGTCCAGGAAGGACTGACCAACGCCGCCCGGTACGGCGAGGGGCCGGTGACGCTGCGGCTGGACCTGCACCCGGGGGCGTTGGAGTTGGAACTGGTCAACGGGGTGCGCCGCCGCCCCGAGCGGGCTCACCCGGGGCGCGGCGGCCGAGGCCTGGACGGCATGCGGGAGCGGGTGCTGCTGCTCGGCGGCGGCATCACCGTGGGGCCGGACGGTGACCGCTGGCTGATCCGGGCCCGCCTGCCCTACGAGGAGACCCGATGA
- a CDS encoding response regulator transcription factor, producing MTTGVLIVDDDELIRIGLRAIIDAQPDLSVLAEAADGAEVPPLVARHRPDVVLMDVRMPGIDGIQATRHLLATSADPPRVLVVTTFANDEYVYEALRAGASGFLLKRARPAEVVEAVRVVAAGESLLFPAAIRQLVGAYGPAGGDQLRAARLTDREAEVLRLMTTGRSNPEIAAHLVVGVETVKTHVGNVLAKLGVRDRTQAVIAAYESGFVTPSG from the coding sequence ATGACCACCGGCGTGCTCATCGTCGACGATGACGAGCTGATCCGGATCGGGCTGCGGGCCATCATCGACGCCCAACCCGACCTGAGCGTGCTCGCCGAGGCCGCCGACGGCGCCGAGGTGCCGCCGCTGGTCGCCCGGCACCGACCCGACGTGGTGCTGATGGACGTGCGGATGCCCGGCATCGACGGCATCCAGGCCACCCGACACCTGCTGGCCACCTCCGCCGACCCACCCCGGGTGCTGGTCGTCACCACGTTCGCCAACGACGAGTACGTCTACGAGGCGCTGCGCGCCGGGGCCTCCGGCTTCCTGCTCAAACGGGCCCGGCCCGCCGAGGTGGTGGAGGCCGTCCGGGTGGTCGCGGCGGGGGAGTCGCTGCTCTTCCCGGCCGCCATCCGCCAGCTCGTCGGGGCGTACGGGCCGGCCGGCGGCGACCAGCTGCGCGCCGCCCGACTCACCGACCGGGAGGCCGAGGTGCTGCGGTTGATGACCACCGGCCGGTCCAACCCGGAGATCGCCGCGCACCTGGTGGTCGGTGTGGAGACGGTCAAGACGCACGTCGGCAACGTGCTGGCCAAGCTGGGTGTCCGCGACCGTACGCAGGCGGTCATCGCCGCCTACGAGTCCGGCTTCGTCACCCCGTCCGGCTGA
- the fxsA gene encoding FxSxx-COOH cyclophane-containing RiPP peptide: MMDTTDGAPQGTLVDLSDVSLADLQELDQSVFAHSLRRILDEIDRPQEAVAGWNSAM, translated from the coding sequence ATGATGGATACGACCGATGGCGCACCGCAGGGCACCCTCGTGGACCTCAGTGACGTGAGCCTGGCTGATCTTCAGGAGTTGGACCAGTCGGTGTTCGCCCACTCGCTACGCCGAATCCTCGACGAGATCGACCGCCCCCAGGAGGCGGTCGCCGGGTGGAACTCGGCGATGTGA
- a CDS encoding FxsB family cyclophane-forming radical SAM/SPASM peptide maturase: MTGTVTVAEGGVAARPRPVPFSEFILKVHSRCNLACDYCYMYELADRSALSDPLLMAPAIFDHACQRIREHVRAHDQTDVRIVLHGGEPLLVGAPNLVRMADRLREAVAPSQAQVSVQTNGTLLTPHALSLLADARVRVGVSLDGDRTSNDRHRRYASGRSSYDEVDRALRLLAERPDSYAGVLCVVDLAADPRQTYETLVSYRPPMVDFLLPHANWEAPPRRGDGPSPYGTWLAAAFDAWYDTSPRLTRVRLFEELINLLFGGRSRTESLGLSPVAAVVINTDGAYEQVDTLRSTYPGAVGTDLTVFTDSLDDVLRHPAVVARQVGVEALAASCRACPVHRVCGAGNYPHRYREGSFTNPSVYCPDLLLLIAHVERRLRADLAAMPRERS, encoded by the coding sequence ATGACGGGGACCGTCACGGTAGCCGAGGGCGGCGTCGCCGCCCGCCCGCGGCCCGTCCCGTTCTCGGAGTTCATTCTCAAGGTCCACAGCAGGTGCAACCTGGCCTGCGACTACTGCTACATGTACGAACTGGCGGACCGCAGCGCCCTCTCCGACCCCCTGCTGATGGCCCCGGCGATCTTCGACCACGCCTGCCAGCGGATACGTGAACACGTCCGCGCCCACGACCAGACCGATGTGCGGATCGTCCTGCACGGCGGTGAACCGCTCCTGGTCGGCGCTCCCAACCTGGTCCGAATGGCGGACCGGCTCCGGGAGGCGGTCGCGCCATCGCAGGCCCAGGTCAGCGTGCAGACCAACGGCACCCTCCTGACTCCACACGCTCTCTCCCTGCTGGCCGACGCCCGGGTGCGGGTGGGCGTGAGTCTGGACGGGGACCGGACGTCGAACGACAGGCACCGGCGGTACGCGTCGGGCCGCAGCAGCTACGACGAGGTCGACCGCGCCCTGCGCCTGCTCGCCGAACGGCCCGACTCGTACGCGGGTGTGCTCTGCGTCGTGGACCTCGCCGCCGATCCGCGACAGACCTACGAGACGCTGGTGTCGTACCGGCCGCCGATGGTGGACTTCCTGCTCCCGCACGCCAACTGGGAGGCGCCGCCGCGGCGGGGTGACGGCCCGAGCCCTTACGGCACCTGGTTGGCCGCCGCCTTCGATGCCTGGTACGACACCTCGCCCCGGCTGACCCGGGTGCGTCTCTTCGAAGAACTCATCAATCTGCTGTTCGGAGGGCGGAGCCGGACCGAGTCCCTCGGGCTGAGCCCGGTGGCCGCAGTGGTGATCAACACCGACGGGGCGTACGAGCAGGTCGACACCCTGCGCTCCACCTACCCCGGCGCGGTCGGCACCGACCTGACCGTCTTCACCGACTCCCTCGACGATGTGCTGCGGCACCCCGCCGTCGTCGCCCGCCAGGTGGGAGTTGAGGCCCTCGCCGCCTCCTGCCGAGCGTGCCCCGTGCACCGGGTCTGCGGTGCCGGCAACTATCCCCATCGGTACCGGGAGGGAAGCTTCACCAACCCGTCCGTCTACTGCCCCGATCTTCTGCTGCTCATCGCCCATGTGGAACGACGCCTGCGAGCGGACCTGGCAGCCATGCCCCGGGAGCGGTCGTGA
- a CDS encoding HEXXH motif domain-containing protein: MTGYHRLAPDDLAALAAGLGDRRTIRLLRDGQVSKRMLQLRALLDTADSEETARHFALWATAADRSPEAGPAVLALPHTGAWLATALRRLRTPMPSGSASAAAVGRTTGGLVVEAAPEWPVEAELTPLGSIAAVAALRAGMDFELSVTPRDGVVYLPTLGLARVGDAQRVTIKRAGLHLLVGPVTVSLVPPPDAGPGAETDGWSGLHRLCSTADGLTLRITLDDLDPYRDRHQLCAADRLTPAEVSEWQRLLDEAWPMLVRHHRRHAEAIAEGLRCLVPLLADSVSAGVNVTSMDAFGSVSMTRPIDGEAFALGLLHEFQHAKLGATIDVEPLYDRDDRRYYYAPWRDDPRPLGAVLQGVYAFIAVTEFWRGRRALRSGGPARLAEVEFARWRDRVSRTCADIESFGRLTAAGREFVTGLRRVIDDWRDPVDPGAAELAREAAEDHWTVWRLRNRRPDPDAVHQLAAARAAGLPCPAAIVTLRVEPADGRWLSLSPRLDLVRLRLSDPERFMRLRTGAERLVDALPMASDGDLALAAGDDLAARESYRGQVCADPEQLSAWVGLALAEQRLTAAQKTGGADPELCRAVYLRLRAAGHPEDPLELARWLAPVTCVAAAGIEHDGASSTTSVAVPDRS; this comes from the coding sequence GTGACGGGATACCACCGGCTCGCCCCCGACGACCTCGCGGCGCTCGCGGCTGGCCTCGGTGACCGGAGGACGATCCGTCTGCTGCGTGACGGTCAGGTGAGCAAACGCATGCTTCAGCTGCGCGCGCTCCTCGACACCGCCGATTCGGAGGAGACCGCCCGACACTTCGCGTTGTGGGCCACGGCGGCGGACCGGTCGCCCGAGGCGGGGCCGGCGGTGCTGGCCCTGCCGCACACCGGTGCCTGGTTGGCCACCGCGCTGCGGCGACTGCGTACGCCGATGCCGTCCGGTTCGGCGTCCGCCGCGGCAGTCGGCCGGACGACCGGCGGGTTGGTGGTGGAGGCCGCACCCGAGTGGCCCGTCGAAGCCGAGCTGACCCCGCTCGGGTCGATCGCCGCGGTGGCGGCCCTCCGGGCCGGAATGGACTTCGAGCTCAGCGTCACGCCGCGCGATGGGGTCGTCTACCTGCCCACGCTCGGGCTCGCGCGGGTGGGGGACGCGCAGCGGGTGACCATCAAACGGGCGGGGTTGCACCTCCTGGTCGGGCCGGTCACGGTGTCGCTGGTTCCTCCGCCGGACGCCGGGCCGGGTGCGGAGACCGACGGCTGGTCCGGCCTGCACCGACTGTGCAGCACCGCAGACGGGTTGACGCTGCGGATCACTCTCGACGATCTCGACCCGTACCGGGACCGGCACCAGCTGTGCGCCGCGGACCGGCTCACACCCGCCGAGGTTTCCGAGTGGCAACGGCTGCTCGACGAGGCCTGGCCGATGCTGGTGCGTCACCACCGTCGGCACGCCGAGGCGATCGCCGAGGGCCTGCGCTGCCTCGTGCCGCTGCTGGCCGATTCGGTCAGCGCCGGGGTCAACGTCACCAGCATGGACGCCTTCGGGTCGGTCTCGATGACCCGTCCGATCGACGGGGAGGCGTTCGCGCTCGGCCTGCTGCACGAGTTCCAGCACGCCAAGCTCGGAGCGACGATCGACGTCGAGCCCCTCTACGACCGTGACGACCGGCGCTACTACTACGCCCCCTGGCGCGACGATCCGCGTCCTCTCGGCGCCGTCCTCCAGGGTGTCTACGCCTTCATCGCGGTGACCGAGTTCTGGCGGGGGCGTCGTGCGTTACGCAGTGGTGGCCCAGCCCGGTTGGCCGAGGTGGAATTCGCCCGCTGGCGCGACCGCGTGTCCCGCACCTGCGCCGACATCGAGTCCTTCGGCCGTCTGACCGCGGCCGGCCGCGAATTCGTCACCGGTCTGCGGCGGGTCATCGACGACTGGCGGGACCCGGTGGACCCGGGGGCGGCCGAGCTCGCCAGGGAGGCCGCCGAGGACCACTGGACGGTCTGGCGACTGCGGAACCGCCGGCCGGACCCGGACGCCGTCCACCAGCTCGCCGCCGCCCGCGCGGCCGGCCTGCCGTGCCCCGCCGCCATCGTCACGCTGCGGGTGGAACCGGCCGACGGCCGATGGCTGAGCCTCAGCCCACGGCTCGACCTGGTGCGGCTGCGGTTGAGCGATCCGGAGCGGTTCATGCGGCTGCGCACCGGCGCGGAACGCCTCGTCGACGCACTGCCCATGGCGTCCGACGGTGACCTGGCCCTCGCCGCCGGGGATGACCTCGCCGCCCGCGAGAGCTACCGCGGGCAGGTGTGCGCCGATCCGGAGCAGCTCTCCGCCTGGGTCGGCCTGGCCCTCGCCGAGCAGCGCCTGACTGCGGCGCAGAAGACCGGCGGCGCCGACCCGGAGCTGTGCCGTGCGGTGTACCTGCGGCTGCGCGCGGCCGGGCACCCGGAGGATCCACTCGAACTGGCCCGCTGGCTGGCTCCGGTCACCTGCGTGGCGGCAGCGGGCATCGAGCATGACGGCGCGTCGTCGACTACGTCGGTGGCGGTTCCAGATCGCAGTTGA
- the fxsT gene encoding FxSxx-COOH system tetratricopeptide repeat protein: protein MTTSADPGITGDGVEGRIITFYSYKGGTGRTMALANVAWILAANGYRVLAVDWDLESPGLHKYFHPFLLDKDLRTSTGIIDMVRDYAEAVVRPLEETEDEDWLGSAADVLHHAVSLHWDFPAPNSAVRPSAGPTPKGSLDLLPAGRQDTAYTKAVSTFDWQAFFEKLGGNSFLDALATSMRDNYDYVLIDSRTGVSDGAGICTVRLPDAVVTSFTLNDQSIDGAAGVTRSIIRQRGDRPVRILPVPMRVDNAEQLKLEAGRDHARRRFAPLLPRTSVEESDRYWGEIEIPYQPYYAYEEILAGFGDRAHHEGTLLAAYERLTKAITEDSVDSLPAMEDRLRRQWLAKFERQRISGAAPDVFVSYVSLDRSWAEWVRDELRSAGLRTVMREVDFPASPVEGTSTAVGFKDAARLVVLLSQEYMQSSNASELWSQATSYESGSGGNFLVPVRLDNSRAPAVFLERVPVDLVGATQEEAATRLLEALDHPARPATDPEGAGQRRRFPGNEPPVWRVPLPRNVQFVGRSRLLEEMRDWLSSAEARHTPLALHGLGGVGKSQIALEYAYRFRAEYDVVWWISAQQPSVMRLALASLADRLADKADTPLGGNVAERVQWVLDALRRGDPFRRWLLVLDNADDPAELHDLMPQGPGHVLVTTRNHVWARHARNFEVGAFDRAESTALLRRRIPRLPLADAEMVADRLGDLPLAVEQAGAWLATTGESAVQYLQRLRRYLPGMLSDELPTDYQQTGAEPWLVSLESLRERNPAAAKLLEVCAFFAAEPIPMSLLYDDSFINVLLPYDPSVRDPLLMGRALRDVGRYALARIDSVRGGRGRTPDRGDDGNQTSLRMHPLVQELIRESMSDEAKAENRRHVHAILAAANPKDPDQPRNWPIYADLWPHLLPSKTLNSPQPEVRQLLLDVARYMWTRVDFATCSELAEKAIEAWRAEHGADDPPTQMMRFHLANALRLEAQYQAAYDIDQDVYQRLSDTLGEDHEYTVIVAGSLAADLRALGFFERARELDTRTEELAREVFGEEHPRALIAAHNLALSLRLVGDLRGALRLNERTLARRRDTLGPMHPYTLFSEGQYGRDLRDTGDLTESRRVLEAAVEADREVLGEEDSETLRVAKNYAVTLRKLGEFERAHALSADVLVRSRRRHGPDHPDVQAAAMNLACDESALEDDAGALRRARPVYRWYRDAMGEDHLFTLAYGNNLAIFLRKAGDLEAAFTLSDEVVNRFTERVGADHPYTLAANINLANCWYVRREFAAALAADQDCYERAQRILGPSHPDTLAVANNLATSLSVAGDHRGARALRDAVMPLFRRVLGDSHPNTIALVEANRLNCDLEPPPT, encoded by the coding sequence GTGACAACGAGCGCTGACCCGGGCATCACCGGCGATGGTGTCGAGGGTCGAATCATTACGTTCTACTCGTACAAGGGTGGCACCGGCCGCACCATGGCGCTCGCCAACGTCGCCTGGATCCTGGCGGCCAACGGCTACCGGGTGCTCGCTGTCGACTGGGACCTGGAATCCCCCGGTCTGCACAAGTATTTCCATCCGTTCCTCCTCGACAAGGATCTGCGGACGTCGACCGGGATCATCGACATGGTCCGCGACTACGCCGAGGCGGTCGTTCGACCGTTGGAGGAGACGGAGGACGAGGACTGGCTCGGCAGCGCCGCCGACGTGCTGCACCACGCCGTCTCGCTGCACTGGGATTTCCCCGCTCCCAACTCGGCCGTCCGGCCTTCTGCGGGTCCGACTCCAAAGGGCAGCCTGGACCTGTTACCCGCCGGCCGACAGGACACGGCATACACCAAGGCCGTGAGCACCTTCGACTGGCAGGCGTTCTTCGAGAAGCTGGGCGGCAACAGCTTCCTCGACGCACTGGCCACCAGCATGCGGGACAACTACGACTACGTGCTGATCGACAGCCGGACCGGCGTCAGCGACGGGGCGGGCATCTGCACCGTGCGGCTGCCCGACGCCGTGGTCACCTCCTTCACGCTCAACGACCAGAGCATCGACGGAGCTGCCGGCGTCACCCGCTCCATCATCCGGCAGCGCGGCGACCGACCGGTCCGAATCCTGCCGGTCCCGATGCGTGTGGACAACGCCGAGCAGCTCAAGTTGGAGGCGGGCCGGGACCACGCGCGCCGCCGCTTCGCGCCCCTGCTGCCCCGGACTTCCGTAGAGGAGAGCGACCGGTACTGGGGTGAGATCGAGATCCCCTACCAGCCCTACTACGCGTACGAGGAGATCCTGGCGGGGTTCGGCGACCGGGCCCACCATGAGGGCACCCTGCTCGCCGCATACGAACGACTGACCAAGGCGATCACCGAGGACTCGGTCGACAGCCTGCCAGCCATGGAGGATCGGCTGCGCCGTCAGTGGTTGGCCAAGTTCGAGAGGCAACGCATCTCCGGTGCCGCACCGGACGTCTTCGTCAGCTACGTCTCCCTCGACCGGTCCTGGGCCGAATGGGTCCGCGACGAGCTCCGTTCGGCCGGGCTGCGTACGGTGATGCGAGAGGTCGACTTTCCGGCCAGCCCTGTCGAGGGGACGTCGACGGCCGTCGGTTTCAAGGACGCGGCCCGGCTGGTGGTGCTGCTGTCCCAGGAATACATGCAGTCGTCGAACGCCAGCGAGTTGTGGTCCCAGGCCACCAGCTACGAGTCGGGCAGCGGCGGCAACTTCCTGGTGCCCGTCCGGTTGGACAATTCCCGGGCGCCTGCGGTGTTCCTGGAACGCGTTCCGGTGGACCTGGTGGGCGCCACGCAGGAGGAGGCCGCCACCCGTCTGCTTGAGGCCCTGGACCATCCCGCCCGCCCGGCGACCGACCCGGAGGGTGCCGGGCAGCGACGGCGGTTCCCCGGCAACGAGCCACCGGTCTGGCGGGTGCCGTTGCCGCGTAACGTCCAGTTCGTCGGCCGCAGCCGACTCCTGGAGGAGATGCGCGACTGGCTGTCGTCGGCCGAGGCCCGGCACACCCCGCTCGCACTGCACGGCCTGGGTGGCGTCGGCAAGAGCCAGATCGCCCTGGAATACGCCTACCGCTTCCGCGCCGAGTACGACGTCGTCTGGTGGATCTCCGCGCAGCAACCGAGCGTCATGCGGCTCGCTCTGGCCTCGCTCGCCGACCGGCTGGCGGACAAGGCGGACACACCCCTCGGGGGCAACGTCGCCGAGCGGGTCCAGTGGGTGCTGGACGCCCTGCGCCGGGGTGACCCCTTCCGGCGGTGGCTGTTGGTGCTCGACAACGCCGACGACCCCGCTGAGTTGCACGACCTGATGCCGCAGGGGCCTGGCCACGTGCTCGTCACCACCCGCAACCACGTCTGGGCGCGGCACGCCCGCAATTTTGAGGTGGGTGCCTTCGACCGCGCGGAGAGCACCGCGTTGTTGCGTCGGCGAATCCCACGCCTGCCCCTGGCTGATGCCGAGATGGTCGCTGACCGCCTGGGCGACCTGCCGCTCGCCGTCGAGCAGGCGGGAGCATGGCTCGCCACCACTGGCGAGTCGGCCGTCCAGTATCTTCAGCGACTGCGCCGGTATCTGCCAGGCATGCTCTCCGACGAGCTCCCCACCGACTATCAACAGACCGGCGCGGAGCCGTGGCTCGTCTCCCTGGAGAGCCTGCGGGAGCGCAATCCGGCGGCGGCGAAGCTGCTGGAGGTCTGCGCCTTCTTCGCCGCCGAGCCGATCCCGATGTCGCTGCTCTACGACGACAGTTTCATCAACGTGCTTCTCCCCTACGATCCGTCGGTACGGGATCCCCTGCTCATGGGGCGCGCGCTGCGGGATGTCGGCCGGTACGCGCTGGCGCGAATCGACAGCGTGCGCGGCGGGCGCGGGCGCACTCCGGACCGCGGTGACGACGGCAACCAGACCAGCCTCCGCATGCACCCACTGGTGCAGGAGCTGATCCGGGAGTCCATGTCCGACGAGGCCAAGGCGGAGAACCGGCGTCACGTGCACGCGATCCTCGCCGCCGCCAACCCGAAGGACCCCGACCAGCCCCGCAACTGGCCGATCTACGCGGATCTCTGGCCCCACCTGCTGCCGTCGAAGACCCTCAACTCGCCCCAGCCGGAGGTCCGACAACTGTTGCTCGACGTGGCCCGCTACATGTGGACACGGGTCGACTTCGCCACCTGCTCCGAGCTGGCCGAGAAGGCGATCGAGGCGTGGCGGGCGGAGCATGGCGCTGACGACCCGCCGACCCAGATGATGCGCTTCCACCTCGCCAACGCGCTGCGCCTCGAGGCGCAGTACCAGGCCGCGTACGACATCGATCAGGACGTGTACCAGCGGCTCTCCGACACGCTCGGCGAGGACCACGAGTACACGGTGATCGTCGCGGGCAGCCTCGCCGCGGACCTGCGCGCGCTCGGGTTCTTCGAACGGGCGCGCGAGTTGGACACCCGCACGGAGGAGTTGGCCCGTGAGGTGTTCGGCGAGGAACACCCACGGGCGTTGATCGCCGCGCACAACCTGGCCCTGTCGCTCCGGCTGGTCGGCGATCTGCGTGGGGCGTTGCGGCTCAACGAACGCACCCTGGCCCGCCGCCGCGACACGCTCGGTCCGATGCACCCGTACACCCTCTTCTCCGAAGGGCAGTACGGCCGCGACCTGCGCGACACGGGCGACCTCACCGAGTCCCGCAGGGTCCTGGAGGCAGCGGTGGAGGCGGACCGGGAGGTGCTCGGTGAGGAGGACAGCGAGACGCTACGGGTAGCCAAGAACTACGCGGTGACCCTCCGGAAGTTGGGCGAGTTCGAGCGGGCCCACGCGTTGAGCGCGGACGTGCTGGTCCGTTCCCGCCGTCGGCACGGCCCCGATCATCCGGACGTGCAGGCCGCCGCGATGAATCTGGCCTGTGACGAGTCCGCTCTGGAGGACGACGCGGGCGCGCTTCGCCGGGCACGGCCGGTGTACCGGTGGTATCGGGACGCAATGGGCGAGGACCACCTGTTCACCCTGGCGTACGGCAACAACCTGGCCATCTTCCTCCGGAAGGCCGGGGACCTGGAGGCGGCCTTCACGCTGTCCGACGAGGTCGTCAACCGTTTCACCGAACGGGTCGGGGCGGACCATCCGTACACGCTGGCCGCGAACATCAACCTCGCCAACTGCTGGTACGTGCGTCGGGAGTTCGCGGCGGCCCTCGCCGCCGACCAGGACTGTTACGAGCGGGCGCAGCGCATCCTCGGGCCGTCCCACCCGGACACCCTCGCGGTGGCGAACAACCTGGCCACCAGTCTGAGTGTCGCCGGAGACCACCGAGGTGCCCGCGCTCTGCGTGACGCGGTGATGCCCCTCTTCCGCCGCGTCCTGGGTGACAGCCACCCGAACACCATCGCCCTGGTCGAGGCGAACCGCCTCAACTGCGATCTGGAACCGCCACCGACGTAG